The nucleotide window GTCGCTTTCCAAATGTACTTGTTGTCTCGTCTGTCGTCAGCCGTTAGTGAAGAGTGAGGAGAGGTGAAATGACGCACGCTGATTGGCCACATGTCACTATCGCTTGGGCATTGTGGTGATCTTCAGGTATAGCATCTAACGCACGTTGATTGGATGCAGGTCCCTTTCACCTTGTATTGTTTGTCTCCTCTGAGTTGGCATAGTCTTGCACCCGTAGGAGTTGCCCACGATGGAACCTAGCCCAACTGGCGCGCACAAGGGCTAGGTGGCGGCCCCCGCGGCagttgggaccatacccctttaCTAATTAGTTTATAATAATGTTCGAACTTAATAAATACCACCTTAACACAAAATTCCATCAGAAAACTGTGATTATATATTATCAATTATATAATCATACAAAAACCAACTGCATCTAGCAGCACTTCATAAATATCGACTTTCAACATCCAATTGAAGGTATGGTTGgttctattatttatttacaaaattacCAAAGCTTGTCTCGATATATAGATCATGCATGCCCTCTTTTCATCATCCACAGTGTCTTCACAATTTCATCGGCAACCAAACAACTGCATCGACAACCAGAAACAAACAAACGTTCGATCAGGAACATGCAACACACGAAAACAATCAAAAAAAGAAACAGCAGGATTCTTGCTCATAAATTTCCATTTCCCAAATGGAGTAGGAAAGAAAACAGAATCATAAATAAGATGTGGGATTTTGATACCAGTGTAATTCTAAATATTATTACAAAGATGTAGCATTTCAGTGATAATTACAAATTTTGAATAAAATGGTCTACTGTGCTTATGCATTAATACTACATTTTGGGTGATCTTCAACCCGTTTGACTCATTGATTAATTTCTCTTGAGCCAAGTTTTTAAATTTACTAATTTGACCCGTTGGAGATGAAAGTTTGataaaaaatgtacaaaacacaaaaacaataattatctTTCAAAAGAAGAACAATCAAGAAAACAAACAATGGGATTCTTGTTGAATAATTTCAATTCCTCAAATATATTACGAAAGGAAACAATAAtttcctgtggtttgcactttgtaacacactTAGTCCCagcttttccaaaagtacatggatggtccctttGGTTTGCACTTTGTCACACATTTCGTCCCTAacttaaacatgctaaaacatttagatttgttggctggggactaaatacgttacaaagtgcaaaccgtagggaccatccgtgtacttttagaaagctagggacctaattcaaaattttggtaaaccacaacCGACCATCCTTGTACTTACtctttttaataaaatgattcaCAATGTTTACGCATTAAAAATATAATTACTCCCTAAATGGCCTATTAAAAATCCTGAATTGCATACATATTATCAATAGTAGGCAAGATTGCTAACCTGGTTAATGTAAACTTGGAGTAAACCAAATTGGAGGAGGCCATCGACGCCCGCTATAGAATTCTTCAGGATAACAAGTCAACGCTTCTAAACTCTCGTTTCCCAAATCATAAACACCCAAATCATGATTTCCATTAGCACCATCATAATTCCACTCTGAATAATCATCTGTAAAATATATGCAATCCCTTTTACACCCAGGAAAATCAGAAGCACAAAACGCGATCGAAGAATTCTCCCCTAAAAACAACGCGTGTCCATCTAGTTCACTCACACCCTCCCACTTTAGCCCGTTCAAAACGAGCTTATACACTTGAAACTCACTTGTTTTATACACAATATCAAGCTTATTCTGATCCATATTGAATTCCAACTCGGTATACCGAGTCACCAACAACAGTTCATCTTTCCAGTTCACTAAATACTGCATATCACCACCAATCTGTCTTTGAGTTTCGAGAAATAACACATCAGGTGTGGGCCCATTGACATCACATTTCGCAATCGTCCCATGTTTACTCACAGCATAAAAACAATCCTCGTAATAAACCACATCTTCACAATAAGAATTCGCATCATCAATGAACTTCCATCTTTTATCCCCCTTTTTACAATACGCAAGATCTCCAGTTTGATTCAATATAGCTAATGCATAGTAATCCGCATCCTCATTCGACGGGCTCGAAGAAAAAACCACCTTTTTAATGAAAGAATCACGCATTTCTTTCGAACTACATGTATACACATCATCATCCGAAGTCTTGATCGTGTACTCTCTCCCAGTTTCACCAGGTGCAAAACTGATTACATTTGGGAATGATGACAATGGTGGAAGGTGTTGTTTACATTGCGTTAACGGGTTTACGATGGAAATCAAAGGGGTTTCATCAAGCATCACAAGCCATCCATGTGAAGATCCACAACGACGGTGATTGTCCGAATCTTCAGGCAGGTTAATCAGGTGGACTTTTCCATCGGAAATACTTAAAAAGCTTCTGAGATTCGATTCGGGATCTTGATTCGTTCTACGTGGAAGCATTAACCATGGGAGTTGACATGGCAGATGTTTAGGGATTTTAGGGACTGAGTCCCGAAAACCTCTACATACGGCTCTGAATCGAATGTAATCCTTATGAACTTTCAGTTTCTTCGCAATTGTTTCGAGCAATTCCGGTGGTAAATCTGATAAATCCACCGAATTCGACATAAATTTTACCCCCTTTTCCCACAATTTCAATCAATCTTAGAAACCCTAATTTAAAGATACAATTTCATTCAATTTTTTCGGCAAATTTGGACTCGAAATCAACAAAATTAAACAATCGCCAGCACCAATTGAATAATGGAAACCCTAATTTGAACAAAAAACTGTGTACTCTGATGAATTGGGCGTACCTGAGGATGGAAACCCTAATTTGAAATCAAAATTAAACAATCGGAAGTGGAAACCCTAATTTGACGAAACACAATGTAATGTAATGAAAATTGGGCGTGCCTGAGGATGAAATCGAATGAAAATTAAGCAATTGGTAGCAGCAATTGAAGAATGGAAACCCTAAttagaagaaaaagaaagaaattggGGATGAAAAAAGGAAGAAAAACGAAGAGAGTGAAGAAGAATCAGAGGGGTGAACCCTAGAAAAGGTGCCCCACTGATCTCATCTTGTTTTCTGTCTCTcctgttcttcttcttctgaatctTTTTCTGATTCAAAGGAGGatatgatgaagaagatgatggttaTAACTACATGATGAATGTATGGATCGCCATTTTAGGCGAAAATAGATGCAATTTTTACACCGTCTGTAACGGTTATCTAAGATCTTGCTAAATCAATTATTAATTACTGTGTACAAACAAATTACAAACATAATTCCTAATATGTTTGATTAGTTATATAAGACCACTCGTTGTGGGCTATCATTCTTTTTCGCGTCTCTAACGCCGGAGAACATCGCCACAAGAGCGTTAAAATGCGGCGTCAAGAGGTGGAGCGACACCTTGTTAACGGACGTGATGCAGCGTGAGGGTGAGAAAGAGTTTCCTTTCCTTAACTAATCGTGTGGTGCAATGTCACACACATTTTTCAGTTAACCCACAGTGTGCTTGTTAGAGACTGGCTACCTAACCAAGCGTTATACACTTTTTAGTTAACCCACAACATATAATCTAAGTATATGTAGGGATCATCGGAACAGTTGCCAAAAAGACCTATACCAAATTTAAGCAAAATCGTGTACCGAATGCCATAACTAATATATTGGTACATGTATGGGTATTGGTACCATTTTTTTTTCAAGCACGCCTTTGATTTTGGCACCGGTACCCCTATTGTCTATGTCTCCATTGAGACACCATGATAGCTTAAGCGGTGTGCTCCACAACCAAAAGACTGGTAGTTCAAATTCTATAAGATGCAAGTATTACGTACTTAGTGGCGGATTGATATGGAAGGTAAGGTGGCATAGGCCCAATGTCCATTCATCTTATCCATTTATTTACACATTTTTTTCTTAGTTACCCTCAAGTGTCCAAGCTCAAAAGCCCAAATACCACGACCAAACTAAATTACATAAGTCTCATTTACACTTGAGTCATGACTCTTGAATGGTCCAAGTCTCATATACACCAACATCATAACTCAAAAAACACAATCACAAAGCCACAAGCAGGAAGCGACAAAGGCACCAAGTAATTACATATATGTGATCGAAGAACCAAAAAAATCGAGTAATGATAATTAACGTTTGTGATTGACCAAAGTTTGTTCTCACTTCTCATCTCCTTGAGTCTTGACCCTATGTTTTCATATTTGTGAGTGTACGTttgttttctagggtttttaaatttttaatctATATTTGACTTATTTATGTTTTTGTAAGCTAAAAGTTGTTGAACCTAATTCGACGATCGAAGTTGCTTAACCTATGTTTTATCTGACTTGTTTTGATCCGCCTTATTTTTCACACAATCAACGTGTGCCtccttcaaaaaaaaaattctagaTTTGccactaagtattaattttagaaAATCTAGaaattgttgttcaaaagaagaGGTTATATAAGTATGTGTTCATCGTTCATAACCCATGAAACTACCACCCAATACCCATTTCACAAAACCATATCTTTGTTTCCGATAGATCGAACATGGATGCTTAAATGGTTGTCACCCCACATTTGGAAAGTTATGGTGTCATGGCTTCGCAATtacttattattttattatttttctgcTACTAAAAACACATGAAACACATAGATTCCAAGCAAACGTGTTATAGGATTTCATCCACGCACTCATCACCACCTTAAAACACTTGTGATAATTGATAATGTGAATTCACTGCTCCAACCTTTGGGAGCCAAAGACTATATATACAAAAAAATAGAGAACACCAATGGACACAAATAAATAGATACAATAAATACACATTTAACTATTTTTGTCTAACATCTCCCTTCAAGCGGAACGGTGGCAGACGGATCCCAAGACGACCACGAAAGACTTCAAACTGGGATCGAGGAGACTTTTGGTGAATAAAGTGATAATCCAGATCAATATGTTTAGCACGCTTGTGAGAGACAGGATTCTGAGTCAAGAATAAAGCACTTTTATTGTCACACAGTAAGGTTGGACGATCAGGAAGAAGAGCATGAAACTCACGTAGAAGGTGAGTAAGCCAAACAATTTCAGCCGCAGTGTTAGCCATAGCTCGGTGTTCAAATTCACAACTTGAGCGATATGGAAGACGATGAAGAAACTTACTCACATCAATCAGTAGGATCCGGATCTGGATCTGAAAATTCGCAGCGATCTAATCCACGAATCTCCGTCATGGTGGCGCCCATTGCACTGCCGCAGAACACATTGACCTTAGCGCTACCGATTACGTATATATctgaattgtttttttatttcaGATCGGGTAGAATTTGAGAATGGATTTTGTTGAGAATTGTTGATGAGGCTTTATAAAGGATCAAATAATCCACCTAAGCATGACATGCTAGAACTGGAGTGCCATGTAGGACAAAAACATAACTGAGTTAGTGGTCAGTTAATGACGGGGTGACACAGCAAACCAAGTGTTAAGTTGAGGGTGTCGGGCGTTAAAGTAATAGTGGAGTGTGGCAGCGACCAAACCCAATAATTagaggtgataaaatccaataacccataaTATAAATATACAAAACACAATAAATAATTCACCATAATTATCTATAACTCGTCTTGATATCTCCTTAATTCAAGACTAATCTTTGAGTAAACTTCTATTTTGCTCCCTGTGGATTGGTGGGTTTAAcgcttttgccccaaacctttaaaaatggacattttactccctgatctatgcAAGCTATCTCTATTATACTCCCCGCCTCAAACGGCGTTCATTTAAACTGTTAAATTACTATCACgtgcccctcatgtgaggggcaaATATGTAATTTCAAACCTTGATATTTATAATTCCCTTTTAAAACCCTGATATTTATAATCCCTAAGTTCAGTATTATACTCTTGATTCTCCCAACTTTTAATACACTTTACAAACCCTAGAAAATTGAATAGACTCCAAACGAAGAAGGCGATCGACGATTGAGGTTCAATGTCGTTGTGGTTCATTCGTCCTAACGGACAACAGTCACCTGATCAGAAGCTATATGGTGAGTTTTCTAACCCTAGCCTCTAAAATTGTGATTTTTTTCTGCAATTTCCACAATGTTAAAGTTATTATGGTTTCCTTTTTCTTATAATTTGTAGTTAACACCACATTATTCTCACTGAAGATTCATCATGGGGGTTCTTTCACAAAGTTTCCTAGAAGGATGTATGTCAACGGTAAGGTAGACTATGTTGACTATGTTGACAAGGATGAATTTTCAGTTCATGaagtaagttatatgttgttAGAACTAGGTTACTCAGAAAAGGAGTTGATTTTTTTACCATTTCAAAGTATTTGATGAAGATTTGAACTTTGGTTTGAGGGCTTTAGGAAATGACTCTGATGTCATAAGTTTTTTGTCTTGTGTGGGTGATCATAAGCTGATAGAAATATATACTGAGCATGGCCAAACTTCAGTTGAAACATATTTCATGTCTCCTAATTGTAAAGTTAGGATAGTGGAAATAGGTGATGATGGAGACAATGATGGTAAAACAGTTAGGAATACACAAGAAATACTAGCAAAAGCTTCTAGGAGACTAGCATTAGAGTACAATGTAGGTGATTTTGGATCAAGTCAGGTAGTGGATGCTGGAACAAGTCAGGTATTTAATGCTAGAACAAGTCAAACTTAGGTGGTATTAGATGCTGGGATTAACCTAGGTGAAATAGATCAGAGTCAAGTAGTGAATCCTGGTGAGGGAAATGGTAATGGGGATGATGATGGAGATGGGGATGATGATGGAGAGGGGGATGATGATAGGAATGGGGATGATGATGGAGATGGGGATGATGATGGAGATAGTGAGGAAGTGATTATGTTGCCGAGGGGGATGGTGAGGTAGTGAAAATGAAGATGAGAGCCTAGATAGTGAACCTGCTGATATTGTTAAAAAGAAGAGTAAAAAGAAAGATGACTCTGATGATTCAGATTACCTAGTAGATGAAGATAATATGATTTCCGATGTAGAGGTcgatatgcatgatttcaaaagttATGTGGACCATGACCTTGTAGAAGAGCTTTTAGAATACAATGATTTTAGTGATGTAGACGGCATGGGATTAGATGCACACTTAGATGAGTTTGACAGCCTAACAGATGAAGAAAATGACACACCCATGAAGATAAAGTTGAGAAGGGAAAGAAGGAAACGAAAAAGGAGAAAAGATAGAGTGGATGAACCATTCTATCTTGGCTAAGTTTTTGCTGAAAGGAAACAAGTAAGGGATCTTGTTAAGAAATTCGCAGTGTCTAGCAAAAGGCAACTAAAGATTATTAGGAATGATCCAGTAAGGTTTCGGGTAATTTGTGAAGGGTTTAAACCAGAATTTGGTAAAGGTGGTGTTAGTAAGGGTAAAAAGGTCAATTCAAAATCAAGTGGTGATAAAGGAGAATCTTCAACCAAAAGTGCTGGTCCCAAGAGTGTGGGTCCCAAGGGTAAAGGTGGTGCTTTATTGCACAAACCTACCACAAGATCTGCAACTAAATCCAAAAAACATGCAACCACATGTCCATGGGTACTTTATCTTTCTAATATAAACATAGAGGGATCTTGGGTTGTGAAAAACTACATCAATGGACACAACTGCTTTAATACTAGATCTGTCAACCTTTGTACAGTATCATGGTTAGTCAAGGAGATTGAATCTACTGTTGCAGTGAACCCTTATATTCCACTAAAAGCACTCAAGGAAAGTTTCCAAAAGAAGCATCAGATTTCAGTGTCTTTGCAAAAGATGTTCAAGGCAAAATCAATGGCAAGACAGAAGATAGAATGGGACTATAGGGCTCGGTATGCAATTCTAAGGGACTATTGTGAAGAACTGATCAGGTCAAACCTAGGAACAACAGTTAAAGTTGATGTGGAGAGTGAACCTAATCCTAATAGCCCAACTAGACAGTTTAGAAGGATCTACATTTGTTTGGGTGGTTTGAAGGCAAGGTTTAAGATATGTGGGAGGCCTATATTGGGTTTGGATGGTTGCTTCATGAAAGGTCCATTTCCTGGACAAGTGTTGACTGCAGTGGGCTTAGACTCCAACAACGGCATATATCCTGTGGCTTATGCCCTGGTTGAAGCAGAAACAAAAAACTCTTGGTGTTGGTTCCTTGAGCGTCTTGGAAATGACTTGGATCTGGAGACAAACTCAAACTTCACTTTTATCAGTGATCGGCAGAAGGTATGACTTATCATTTTGTGTATTGTTTATTAACATATCATGGTGTGTATTAACTGTTCATTGCAGGGCATCAACTATTTTGTGTATTGTTTATTAACATATCATGGTGTGTATTAATTGTTAATTGTGTGTATTAACTATTAATTGCAGGGCATCATACCAGCATTACAACAGGTCTTTCCTAACACAGAACACAGGTTCTGCTTGAGACATGTGCATGAAAACATGAAGTCTGCGTGGAAAGGAGAGCTTTATAAAAATCTGTTATGGAAATGTGCATCTTCAACTACTGTCCCCTACTTTGAACATGCAATGAAGAAAGTTCTTGCATCTGATCAGGGTTTATATCAATGGCTTAGGGAGATTCCACCTGTTCACTGGTCTAGAGCCTATTTCAGTGGTGTTGTAAACTACTATCATTATCATTTGTATAATCTGTGAATATTGGGTGTTATTTAGTGATATGCTTCTTGTGTAATGCAGGCAGGGCACTTAGTGATGTGCTTCTTAACAACTTATGTGAAGTCTTCAACAGGCAGTTGGTTGAAGGAAAGGACAAGCCAATTATAACATGCCTGGAGTATATTAGGGAATACTTGATGAAGAGGATTGTTGTTGTGCACATACTGATTTCAAAGAGTGAAGGACCTTTGACACCAAAGATTACAGAGATATTTGAGAAGATAAAGGGGAAGGCTGGTGATATGTCTGTCCAATGGAATTCTGTGAACAAGTACCAGGTTAAAGGGAACTCACTTGAGCATTATGTTGTTGACATGGCAGACAAAACATGTTCTTGTAGAAGGTGGGAATTAACTGGTATTCCTTGTAAGCATGTTGTGGCTGTGATATGGGACATGGCTGCACATGGGATAACAGTGGATGCTCCAGAGTAATGGGTTTCAAAAGTGTATTGGTTAGAAACTTGGAAGGAAGTTTATGCTAACACAGTGGACCCAGTCAATGGAAGGAATATGTGGGCACCTTCTTCTTGTCCGACAATTCTTATACCACCAAAGCACCATAAACAAGTTGGTAGGCcaagaaagaagaggaagaaaagtGCAGAAGAATTGTCTGAACAGGCATCTAAGCAAGGGAAGTTGACAAGAGTTGGTCAAACAGTCAAGTGCACAAAGTGTGGTGGGAAAGGTCATAACCAGAGGTCGTGCAAAGGAAATGCAGAAGGGTTGCAGGCAAATGCAGAAGCATGATGTTTTGGGgttggttttttatttttctaagtgtcaagaACAATGACTTCTTTCGGTGTGGTTGTTTGTTTTATGTTTGGCCATCATTTTCGAAGTACTACAGTTTATGGTCTTTTGTTTAAACGTATATGTGTTATGAATCATCTGTGTTATGAATTATATGTGGTATGAATTAGATATATTATGTAATGCATGTGTTTGGACAGTTTTAAGTTTGAATCTGCCGGTTTTTGTTCATTAGATAATGTTGTTTGTCAAGTGCTAATGGCAGGTGTTTGGTCTTTTGTCCGACAAGTTCGTTATTAGATAATGTTGTTTGTCCGACATGATTTGTTATTAGCTTTTGGTCTTTTGTCCGACAAGATTCGTTAGGGTAGATTTTCATTCTAAGAAACAAACATACATTGTATCCAATTTAGGATCGATTTTCATTCTAACAAACAAACAATATAGGATCAATTTTCATTCTAAGAACCAAACAACTTCCATTAAATCTGAAACACTACATAACAGAGATACAGACCATATTACATTATCACATACATGTCAGACCTTATCTAGGTCATTTTTTAAcaaagaaaaagataaacaaCATCCATGACAGCCCTAACATACATTTCAACTTCCTGTTTGATTTTACAGCTTCTCTGGCAATAGCTTCATTCCGGTTACACCTCTCCAACAAACCCGGTATGATTTCTGTAGATCTACGACACATTGGGGGGTCTGACCATCGAACGGACCCACAAATAGCACAGCAGTAGAACCTTCTTCCTAGATTTGCTCGGGTCCAAGATGTAACATAGGTGGTTGGAGCTCCTGATGGGTTGGTAAAATTCCATAGCTTAATggttttaatttcggttaattacacgaagttactt belongs to Helianthus annuus cultivar XRQ/B chromosome 5, HanXRQr2.0-SUNRISE, whole genome shotgun sequence and includes:
- the LOC110940954 gene encoding F-box protein SKIP23 translates to MSNSVDLSDLPPELLETIAKKLKVHKDYIRFRAVCRGFRDSVPKIPKHLPCQLPWLMLPRRTNQDPESNLRSFLSISDGKVHLINLPEDSDNHRRCGSSHGWLVMLDETPLISIVNPLTQCKQHLPPLSSFPNVISFAPGETGREYTIKTSDDDVYTCSSKEMRDSFIKKVVFSSSPSNEDADYYALAILNQTGDLAYCKKGDKRWKFIDDANSYCEDVVYYEDCFYAVSKHGTIAKCDVNGPTPDVLFLETQRQIGGDMQYLVNWKDELLLVTRYTELEFNMDQNKLDIVYKTSEFQVYKLVLNGLKWEGVSELDGHALFLGENSSIAFCASDFPGCKRDCIYFTDDYSEWNYDGANGNHDLGVYDLGNESLEALTCYPEEFYSGRRWPPPIWFTPSLH